A genome region from Parafrankia irregularis includes the following:
- a CDS encoding mandelate racemase/muconate lactonizing enzyme family protein: protein MKIAQLETFVLGTPWRDLTYVRLRTDDGLVGVGETRMLGHTRALLGYLAEAGDNHVLGSDPFDIESLVGRMKRGDYGRAGEIVMSGIACVEMACWDIVGKALGQPVWRLLGGAVRDRIKAYANGWYTVERTPEEFHAAARRVVERGYQALKFDPFGPGWAELEPAERRRSISLVEAVRDAVGPDVEILVEMHGRFSPHEAIRISAAVAEFEPSWVEEPVPPENLRALAKAAAGIALPVATGERIHDRIEYRELFDLGAADIIQPDIGHLGGIAETRKLAATAETHYILVAPHNVGGPVLTAANLHLAATTPNFKIQEHFNDFADEEVKLAAPGCPPVVDGYFALPTAPGLGVELDIDFIRDRPSQGAHFDLYQEGWELRGTRPARGPAAAGRTP from the coding sequence ATGAAAATCGCGCAGTTGGAGACGTTCGTCCTCGGCACCCCCTGGCGTGACCTGACCTACGTGCGGCTGCGCACCGACGACGGCCTGGTCGGCGTCGGTGAGACACGCATGCTCGGCCACACCCGCGCGCTGCTGGGCTATCTGGCCGAGGCCGGCGACAACCACGTCCTCGGCTCCGACCCGTTCGACATCGAGTCTCTTGTCGGCCGGATGAAACGCGGCGACTACGGCCGCGCCGGCGAGATCGTCATGTCCGGCATCGCCTGTGTCGAGATGGCCTGCTGGGACATCGTCGGCAAGGCACTCGGGCAACCCGTCTGGCGGCTGCTCGGCGGTGCGGTCCGCGACCGGATCAAGGCCTACGCCAACGGCTGGTACACCGTCGAGCGCACCCCGGAGGAGTTCCACGCCGCCGCCCGCCGGGTCGTGGAACGCGGCTACCAGGCTCTCAAGTTCGACCCGTTCGGCCCCGGCTGGGCCGAACTCGAACCCGCCGAGCGACGCCGCTCGATCAGCCTCGTCGAAGCCGTCCGCGACGCCGTCGGCCCGGACGTCGAGATCCTCGTCGAGATGCACGGCCGGTTCTCACCCCACGAGGCCATCCGGATCTCCGCCGCGGTCGCGGAGTTCGAACCGTCGTGGGTCGAGGAGCCGGTACCACCGGAGAACCTTCGCGCGCTGGCCAAGGCCGCCGCCGGCATCGCGCTGCCCGTCGCCACCGGCGAACGCATCCACGACCGGATCGAATACCGCGAACTGTTCGACCTCGGCGCCGCCGACATCATCCAGCCCGACATCGGCCACCTCGGCGGCATCGCCGAAACCCGCAAACTCGCCGCCACCGCCGAGACCCACTACATCCTCGTCGCCCCGCACAACGTCGGCGGCCCAGTCCTCACCGCCGCCAACCTCCACCTCGCCGCCACCACCCCCAACTTCAAGATCCAGGAACACTTCAACGACTTCGCCGACGAGGAGGTCAAACTGGCAGCCCCCGGATGCCCGCCCGTCGTCGACGGCTACTTCGCCCTGCCCACCGCACCCGGCCTCGGAGTGGAACTCGACATCGACTTCATCCGCGACCGGCCCTCCCAGGGCGCCCACTTCGACCTCTATCAGGAAGGCTGGGAACTGCGCGGGACCCGGCCGGCAAGAGGTCCCGCCGCGGCCGGCCGAACACCGTGA
- a CDS encoding SMP-30/gluconolactonase/LRE family protein — protein MTGIHQVTGPVTRHGEGPVWVPSWGGLHLVDMLAGDVLALDTETGAVGRHHVGTVAAAVRPRAGGGAVLALERGFALLDPPPTAPLTPPGPPTGPPALPRSPASPFQAGPAAAAKPRLLPELWPADRGLRMNDGGCDPDGRFYCGSMAYDEATGAGALHRLDPDGTTTVVLSGVTISNGLVWSPDGSRAHYVDTPTGGIDVFDYDPDTGLTGRRPWAAVPRGKPDGLAVDAEGGVWAALWGGAAICRYTAAGDLDEVIALPVPQVTACAFGGADLATLYVTTSTLRTDLERYPTAGAVYAVDVGIRGLPVLPFTG, from the coding sequence ATGACCGGGATCCACCAGGTGACCGGGCCGGTCACCCGCCACGGGGAGGGCCCGGTGTGGGTGCCGTCCTGGGGCGGCCTGCACCTCGTCGACATGCTTGCCGGCGACGTCCTCGCGCTCGACACCGAGACCGGCGCGGTCGGCCGCCACCACGTCGGCACCGTCGCCGCGGCCGTGCGTCCCAGGGCGGGCGGCGGCGCGGTTCTCGCGCTCGAACGCGGCTTCGCGCTGCTCGACCCGCCGCCGACGGCGCCACTCACTCCGCCGGGGCCGCCAACGGGACCGCCCGCCCTGCCGAGGTCGCCTGCCTCACCGTTCCAGGCCGGCCCGGCGGCCGCCGCGAAACCGCGTCTCCTCCCCGAGCTGTGGCCCGCCGATCGGGGGCTGCGGATGAACGACGGCGGCTGTGACCCGGACGGGCGCTTCTACTGCGGTTCGATGGCGTACGACGAGGCCACAGGCGCCGGCGCACTCCACCGGCTCGATCCCGACGGCACCACCACTGTCGTCCTGTCCGGAGTGACGATCTCGAACGGACTGGTGTGGAGCCCGGACGGCAGCAGAGCTCACTATGTGGACACACCCACCGGCGGCATCGACGTCTTCGACTACGACCCCGACACCGGTCTCACCGGTCGGCGGCCGTGGGCAGCCGTGCCGCGGGGAAAGCCGGACGGACTCGCCGTCGACGCCGAGGGCGGTGTGTGGGCGGCGCTGTGGGGCGGCGCGGCGATCTGCCGGTACACGGCGGCCGGTGACCTCGACGAGGTGATCGCCCTACCGGTCCCGCAGGTCACGGCGTGTGCGTTCGGTGGCGCCGACCTCGCGACCCTTTACGTGACGACGTCGACGCTTCGCACGGACCTCGAGCGATATCCGACCGCCGGCGCCGTCTACGCCGTGGATGTGGGGATCCGCGGACTCCCCGTGCTGCCTTTCACGGGTTAG
- a CDS encoding phytanoyl-CoA dioxygenase family protein, translating into MPIPLDRRTRRDGDLRHVDMESFLAREFPGLVSRHGPLVARGIASLQAPPLSIEIGAVSWSFSSDGTTLVVTRGIVAGALVVTLDEAGFSDWAQNQRSFNAMLTARELRYRDGSETDVSVWDSLWLTLLEGWPVVDDTTDFVDRHGAPLDLDRVLTPADDPADVAHFLREAGYLHLRGWLDPADMKEVSSDIDRALPHYREGDGRSWWATLEDGSRRCVRLQEFIARSPATSAILRDERWDQLRRVLAGDELLEQPPVHGRGPEALMKPIGVTVGASDVSFHRDCHFGRHAYHCSNLVAGIAVTGSGEANGQLRVIAGSHRVLMPVEIAKSRPYLPVVAVPTEPGDVTVHLTCTLHESTPPLVAERRVIYTGFSLAPRADDATGARGGGGQALAALRERISQILLDDASRT; encoded by the coding sequence ATGCCCATACCTCTGGACCGCCGTACACGCCGCGACGGCGACCTGCGCCACGTCGACATGGAGAGTTTTCTCGCCCGGGAGTTCCCGGGGCTCGTCTCGCGCCACGGCCCTCTCGTGGCACGGGGAATCGCCTCGTTGCAGGCGCCCCCGCTCTCCATCGAGATCGGCGCCGTCTCCTGGTCGTTCTCCAGTGACGGAACGACCCTGGTCGTCACCCGTGGCATCGTCGCGGGTGCTCTGGTCGTGACGCTCGACGAGGCCGGGTTCTCCGACTGGGCGCAGAACCAGCGATCGTTCAACGCGATGCTGACCGCACGCGAGCTGCGCTACCGCGACGGGTCCGAGACGGACGTCTCCGTATGGGACTCGCTCTGGCTGACGCTGCTCGAGGGCTGGCCGGTCGTGGACGACACGACCGACTTCGTTGATCGTCATGGGGCTCCGCTCGACCTCGACCGCGTCCTCACCCCGGCGGACGACCCGGCGGACGTCGCCCACTTCCTGCGCGAGGCCGGTTACCTTCACCTGCGGGGCTGGCTGGACCCGGCGGACATGAAGGAGGTCAGCTCCGACATCGACCGGGCGCTCCCCCACTACCGTGAGGGTGACGGGCGTTCCTGGTGGGCGACCCTGGAGGACGGCAGCCGCCGCTGTGTGCGGCTCCAGGAGTTCATCGCCCGCTCCCCGGCGACCTCGGCCATCCTGCGGGACGAACGCTGGGACCAGTTACGCCGTGTGCTGGCCGGCGACGAACTCCTTGAACAGCCTCCGGTGCACGGTCGTGGCCCCGAGGCGCTCATGAAGCCGATCGGCGTCACGGTCGGGGCCTCCGACGTGAGCTTTCATCGCGACTGCCACTTCGGCCGCCATGCGTATCACTGCTCGAACCTGGTCGCCGGGATCGCGGTCACCGGCAGCGGCGAGGCGAACGGCCAGCTCCGCGTCATCGCCGGGTCCCACCGCGTGCTGATGCCGGTGGAGATCGCCAAGTCCCGGCCGTACCTGCCCGTCGTCGCCGTACCGACCGAGCCGGGCGACGTCACGGTGCACCTGACCTGCACCCTCCACGAGTCGACTCCGCCCCTCGTCGCGGAGCGCCGCGTCATCTACACCGGCTTCTCCCTTGCTCCGCGCGCGGACGACGCCACCGGTGCCCGTGGTGGCGGCGGCCAGGCCCTGGCAGCGCTTCGCGAACGGATCTCCCAGATCCTTCTCGACGACGCGAGCCGGACATGA
- a CDS encoding zinc-dependent alcohol dehydrogenase yields the protein MTTVWIDSPGHLALRASTPAAPGPGEALVRVAWAGICGSDREILRGTRPASYVTYPVVPGHEWSGTVTAVGPGVDGALVGRAVVGEGFRACRMCGPCWQGDTNLCDGPYDETGFTRAGAWADELVVPAALLHPLPDGTDLRAAAVLEPAACSAAACLRAAPVPGTRIAVVGAGTLGLLALQLLAAGGPDELIAIDPRSGRDELATACGATATISPLQAGAQPWRGRFDAVVETAGAPGSALLATTLARRGATVVLTGLAARDDSPLPPIDLVTNQLTVHTVFGAPSRAWTHAVRAFTSGMLRPDLVISHDLPLRDVDRAFELLDGGGPGVTKILLSP from the coding sequence GTGACCACCGTCTGGATCGACAGCCCCGGTCATCTCGCCCTGCGCGCGTCCACGCCCGCCGCCCCAGGCCCGGGAGAGGCCCTGGTCCGGGTCGCCTGGGCCGGCATCTGCGGGTCCGACCGGGAGATCCTGCGCGGCACCCGCCCGGCCTCCTACGTCACCTACCCTGTCGTGCCAGGCCACGAATGGTCCGGCACCGTGACAGCCGTCGGGCCCGGCGTGGACGGAGCGCTGGTCGGCCGCGCCGTCGTCGGTGAAGGATTCCGTGCCTGCCGGATGTGTGGGCCCTGCTGGCAAGGCGACACCAACCTCTGCGACGGCCCCTACGACGAGACCGGGTTCACCCGGGCCGGAGCCTGGGCCGACGAACTGGTCGTACCGGCAGCCCTGCTGCACCCCCTGCCGGACGGCACCGACCTGCGAGCAGCCGCCGTCCTGGAGCCGGCGGCCTGCTCCGCCGCCGCCTGCCTGCGCGCCGCACCCGTGCCCGGCACGCGCATCGCCGTCGTCGGCGCCGGCACGCTCGGCCTGCTCGCCCTGCAGCTCCTCGCCGCCGGCGGGCCGGACGAACTGATCGCGATCGATCCGCGCTCCGGCCGGGACGAGCTGGCCACGGCCTGCGGCGCCACCGCGACGATCAGCCCACTGCAGGCAGGAGCTCAGCCCTGGCGAGGCCGCTTCGACGCCGTGGTCGAAACCGCCGGCGCACCCGGCAGCGCACTACTCGCCACCACGCTCGCCCGCCGCGGCGCGACGGTCGTCCTCACCGGCCTGGCCGCCCGCGACGACAGCCCACTCCCCCCGATCGACCTGGTCACCAACCAGCTGACAGTCCACACCGTCTTCGGAGCACCGTCCCGTGCCTGGACTCACGCGGTCCGTGCGTTCACCAGCGGGATGCTGCGGCCCGACCTCGTCATCAGCCACGACCTCCCCCTGCGCGACGTCGACCGTGCCTTCGAACTCCTCGACGGCGGCGGGCCCGGGGTGACCAAGATCCTGCTCAGCCCGTAG
- a CDS encoding aldehyde dehydrogenase (NADP(+)) yields MPPSKAPTPPTEPSATTPEALERILAAASAAAAPYGALSPQDRARMLREVAAALDADTDALVGLAGEETRLPEPRLRGELVRTTFQLRLFADLLDDGAYLEAALDAPDSGWPTGPRPDLRRMLVPVGPVIVFAASNFPFAFSVAGGDTAAALAAGCPVLLKAHPGHPELSRHTARLVTEALAGAGAPGGVFALVEGDTAGRDALVDPRVRAGAFTGSLRVGRLLFDLAAGRPDPVPFYGELGSINPVFVTPGAAHSRGAEIWAGYVESFALGAGQFCTKPGLLLAPAGAAEDALTAALSGRAGAPLLNERIEHGFQAGLGTLTGHPAVRVLTAGDAAGGTAGAVRPSLLATTARDLLADLDVIGAEVFGPASVLVTYTDPAELTAVAGAIQGQLTATVHGDADDPVDAALSRDLLRELSRRAGRVLWNGWPTGVSVTHAMTHGGPYPATTSTFTSVGTTSIGRFLRPVTYQGVPDALLPAALRDANPWKLPRRHDGRPAIPDDTGPARA; encoded by the coding sequence ATGCCCCCCTCGAAAGCGCCCACCCCGCCGACCGAACCGTCCGCCACGACACCGGAGGCACTCGAGCGGATACTCGCCGCCGCCTCGGCCGCGGCCGCCCCCTACGGCGCGCTCTCCCCCCAGGACCGGGCCCGCATGCTGCGCGAGGTCGCCGCCGCTCTCGACGCCGACACCGACGCGCTGGTCGGCCTGGCCGGTGAGGAGACGCGGCTGCCCGAGCCGCGGCTGCGGGGCGAGCTCGTGCGCACCACGTTCCAGCTCCGGCTGTTCGCCGACCTGCTCGATGACGGCGCCTACCTGGAAGCGGCCCTCGACGCCCCTGACTCGGGCTGGCCGACCGGGCCCCGCCCGGACCTGCGGCGCATGCTCGTTCCGGTGGGTCCGGTGATCGTCTTCGCCGCGTCGAACTTCCCGTTCGCGTTCAGCGTCGCCGGTGGCGACACCGCCGCCGCCCTCGCCGCCGGCTGCCCGGTACTACTCAAAGCACACCCCGGGCACCCCGAGCTGTCGCGGCACACCGCCCGCCTGGTGACGGAGGCGCTCGCCGGCGCCGGCGCGCCCGGCGGGGTCTTCGCGCTCGTCGAAGGCGACACCGCCGGCCGCGACGCCCTCGTCGACCCGCGGGTCCGGGCCGGCGCGTTCACCGGATCCCTCCGGGTCGGGCGGCTGCTGTTCGACCTCGCCGCCGGCAGGCCGGACCCGGTCCCCTTCTACGGCGAGCTGGGCAGCATCAACCCCGTCTTCGTCACCCCGGGCGCGGCCCATAGCCGCGGAGCCGAGATCTGGGCGGGCTACGTCGAGTCCTTCGCCCTCGGCGCCGGCCAGTTCTGCACCAAGCCGGGGCTCCTGCTGGCCCCGGCCGGCGCGGCCGAAGACGCACTGACCGCGGCGCTGTCCGGGCGAGCCGGTGCGCCGCTGCTCAACGAGCGCATCGAGCACGGCTTCCAGGCGGGCCTGGGCACGCTGACCGGGCATCCGGCGGTGCGAGTGCTCACCGCCGGCGACGCAGCGGGTGGCACGGCGGGCGCGGTCAGGCCCTCGCTGCTCGCCACCACCGCGCGCGACCTGCTCGCCGACCTCGACGTCATCGGCGCCGAGGTCTTCGGCCCCGCGTCCGTCCTGGTCACCTACACGGACCCGGCCGAGCTGACCGCGGTCGCGGGGGCCATCCAGGGCCAGCTGACCGCGACCGTCCACGGCGACGCCGACGACCCCGTGGACGCCGCCCTCAGCCGGGACCTGCTTCGCGAGCTGTCCCGGCGGGCCGGCCGGGTGCTCTGGAACGGCTGGCCGACCGGCGTCTCGGTCACCCACGCGATGACCCACGGCGGCCCCTACCCCGCGACCACCTCGACGTTCACCTCCGTCGGGACGACGTCGATCGGCCGTTTCCTCCGCCCGGTCACCTACCAGGGGGTTCCGGACGCGCTGCTGCCGGCGGCGCTGCGCGACGCCAACCCGTGGAAGCTGCCGCGGCGACACGACGGCCGGCCGGCCATCCCGGATGACACCGGCCCGGCCCGGGCATGA
- a CDS encoding glycoside hydrolase family 1 protein: MSTFPENFLWGAATAPHQVEGGNVGSDMWRSEWAKNSRFAEPSGDACDHYHRYPEDIATLAGLGLNAYRFGVEWARIEPEEGYFSRAALDHYRRMVGTCLEHGVTPVVTYNHFSTPWWFAEAGGWTNPTAADRFARYAGRVTEHIGDLVPWVCTFNEPNVISLMVHLGIIPAASREDALGLAASRQPEDTGTAGAGAAWAAPAVEVMANAHRKAVEAIKSGPGNPAVGWTLALIDLQPADGGEQRWQAVRQAALLDWLHVSRDDDFIGVQTYTRERIGPDGVLPVPGGAPTTQTGWEVYPEALGHTVRLAAQHTGVPVLVTENGMATDDDDARITYTTAALEGLAGAIADGVDVRGYLHWTLLDNFEWTSGYQMTFGLVAVDRTTFARTVKPSARWLGKIARAGGPA, translated from the coding sequence ATGAGCACATTCCCCGAGAACTTCCTCTGGGGTGCGGCGACCGCGCCGCACCAGGTCGAGGGCGGCAACGTCGGTTCCGACATGTGGCGCAGCGAATGGGCGAAGAACTCCCGGTTCGCCGAGCCCTCAGGCGACGCCTGCGACCACTACCACCGGTATCCGGAGGACATCGCCACCCTGGCCGGTCTCGGCCTGAACGCCTACCGCTTCGGGGTCGAGTGGGCGCGGATCGAGCCCGAGGAAGGCTATTTCTCGCGCGCCGCGCTCGACCACTACCGACGGATGGTCGGCACCTGCCTCGAGCACGGCGTCACTCCGGTCGTGACCTACAACCACTTCTCGACCCCGTGGTGGTTCGCCGAGGCGGGAGGCTGGACGAATCCCACGGCGGCAGACCGGTTCGCCCGGTATGCGGGTCGGGTGACCGAGCACATCGGTGACCTGGTGCCCTGGGTGTGCACGTTCAACGAGCCGAACGTCATCTCGCTGATGGTGCATCTCGGCATCATCCCGGCCGCGTCCCGCGAAGACGCCCTCGGCCTGGCGGCCAGCAGGCAGCCCGAGGATACGGGCACGGCGGGAGCGGGCGCGGCGTGGGCCGCCCCCGCCGTCGAGGTGATGGCGAACGCGCATCGCAAGGCCGTGGAGGCGATCAAGTCCGGGCCGGGGAACCCCGCCGTCGGCTGGACGCTGGCCCTCATCGATCTGCAGCCCGCCGACGGCGGCGAACAACGCTGGCAGGCCGTTCGCCAGGCCGCCCTCCTCGACTGGCTCCACGTCTCCCGCGACGACGACTTCATCGGTGTCCAGACCTACACCCGCGAACGCATCGGCCCCGACGGCGTCCTGCCTGTTCCCGGCGGGGCCCCCACCACCCAGACCGGATGGGAGGTCTACCCCGAGGCGCTGGGCCACACCGTCCGCCTCGCCGCACAGCACACCGGGGTGCCCGTCCTGGTCACCGAGAACGGCATGGCCACCGACGATGACGACGCCCGGATCACCTACACGACCGCCGCCCTCGAGGGGCTCGCCGGTGCCATCGCCGACGGTGTCGACGTCCGCGGCTACCTGCACTGGACGCTGCTCGACAACTTCGAGTGGACGTCCGGCTATCAGATGACCTTCGGACTCGTCGCCGTCGACCGCACCACCTTCGCCCGCACCGTCAAGCCCTCCGCCCGATGGCTCGGCAAGATCGCCCGCGCCGGCGGACCCGCCTGA